In Lolium rigidum isolate FL_2022 chromosome 3, APGP_CSIRO_Lrig_0.1, whole genome shotgun sequence, the genomic window CAACCAACATTCTGATTACTTTTCAGCTAGATGCATGTCGAGCAGACCAAATGTCCTCATCAGGGGGCAGATGTGTATGCACGCATATAGTACCAAAAACAGTGAAAAGATATACACACAGTAGCAGCAAAGGTGTACGTGTACCAATTCTCTGAATGTTTGCAATTTTTTTCTAGCAAACACACTGTTCATCCATACCAGTTCAGCATATACAAGCCCAGAAAAAACGCCACCTGCGACCATAGCGTCGCCGGCAGCTACTACTACCACAGCAGTTTCCAATCTTTTTTACAATTAGGTTCTCGATCGATTGGACACATCACAATTCACACACGCCAGCCATACTACCGTAGGCAAAAACGGACAGGGAGAGGAAGGCAGCAAGGTGGCACCAGTGACGACCGGTAGAAGAGGTTGGTGCTAGCTAGAAGAAGGAGCGCTTGGTGGGCACCCTGCCGACGGCCTTCATGAAGTTGGCCAGCTCCAgcaccttggccagcttcagcccccgCTTCGCCTCCGCCGACGCCCGCTTGTCCTCCGCCTTGCGCCGCGCCTTGGCCACGTCGTTCTGCGTCTTCTCCACCGCCTTGGCGCGCTGCTCGTCCAGCTTCCTCTGCAAACCACAATCAGATCGATCAGACTTACTAGTCACACATGCTGAGGACTGTTGTGTTTGTATGGCGATCGAGAAAGTGAATATCAAAAGCTAACTGTAATAGTTCTACCAGAGAAAGAGCACACTCGATCTCCTAGCGCTGTGAAATCACCCTGTTAACGATCCATCGTAGTCTCACAATTGAAAGCCACCTTTTGGTCTAGAAAGTTGCAGGATTGAGCTGTAACGAACTGATGTTTACACGCACGTACCCGAAGGAAAGGGGCAATTGAGAGAAAGTCTGTCTGATGTAACACCTCTAATTAACTTGGAGATCTGTTCCTTTCATACCTTTTCTCAAAGGAAGAACAGATGACTGGTTTGCCAATCAGTTGTCAAAAATCGAACTAAAATAGTTGCATCAATCATCCAAGATCTGCTCTGTCTCAGGACCGTGCTAGTTCTtgcaagaaaaatatttttttgcTAGTTCatgctcttttctttttctgtcttTGGAAGGATTGTTAAGCTTGGTGCTGattttctctctctctcgattGCAAGGTAAGATGATGCTAGATTGCTTTGCAGGCAGCGATGAAGATGCAGATTAAGCGAACTGCTCAGTGATAATTAAGAAGATTGCTCTATGCTCATGTGGGTTAATTACCTCAATCTTCTTGAGCCATGCACAGGCCTTGTCCACCTGCTCGGTCTCCCATCCGTTGATGACCACCTCCTCCCGCTTGAAGCGGTTATTGATCTGTGCCACCTCCGCCGTCTGCCACGCCGACACCTTGGTCTCCACCTCCTCCTTCTTCACCTGCTTggcctccaccggcggccccgccGCGGGGACGACCTCCAGGTCGAGCCTCGCCCTACTGCCGCTGCCGCTTCCGCCCCTGCTGCCGCCCGGGTTGGCGAAGGGACGGCCGCTGTCGGGCACGATGGCCAGCGGGTTGTgctcctccagctcgtcctcgcCGATGCTGGTGAGCTGGTCGGCGCCTGGAGGATTGTTGTTGTTCGGGGTGTCGGCCCCtgtgccggcgccggcggcgaccatggcggtgaactcGCGGCTCATCGTCATGAACTGCTCCTCGGAGGTGAGCGAGCGGTGGCTGGTGCTGGCGGTGTCCCAGGCGGTGGAGACGCCGGACCCGGCGCGCGTGGGCGGCGTGAAGGGCGGCGGGGCGGTGAGCGGCTGGATCTCGCGCACCTCGGTGACGTCCTCCTGGTCCTGGTCGACGACGTCGTGGAAGGTGGTGCTCGGGGTGGGGAACTGGACCTCGCCTGCTAGTGCTACGTCGTGGTCG contains:
- the LOC124704656 gene encoding remorin 4.1-like, with product MLHERHAPPTASDDEEEVDDAPRADHDVALAGEVQFPTPSTTFHDVVDQDQEDVTEVREIQPLTAPPPFTPPTRAGSGVSTAWDTASTSHRSLTSEEQFMTMSREFTAMVAAGAGTGADTPNNNNPPGADQLTSIGEDELEEHNPLAIVPDSGRPFANPGGSRGGSGSGSRARLDLEVVPAAGPPVEAKQVKKEEVETKVSAWQTAEVAQINNRFKREEVVINGWETEQVDKACAWLKKIERKLDEQRAKAVEKTQNDVAKARRKAEDKRASAEAKRGLKLAKVLELANFMKAVGRVPTKRSFF